In Xanthomonas sp. SI, the following are encoded in one genomic region:
- a CDS encoding cytochrome b, whose amino-acid sequence MSRANASGHFNLTARLLHWLMAAMILTMLFVGVGMVASVSQRPWLLDLHRPLGIAILLLAIVRLGNRLRHRPPPLPADLPWWQKTAALASHWLLYTLMLAMPLLGWSMLSAGGYPIVLWPGMQLPPIAPHSPALYAWLRSAHGWLAYLLFATVLGHLCAALFHAWVRRDGVFSSMARGGVAPVVVVDQAASREQG is encoded by the coding sequence ATGAGCCGCGCGAACGCCTCCGGGCATTTCAACCTGACCGCGCGCCTGCTGCACTGGCTGATGGCGGCGATGATCCTGACCATGCTGTTCGTCGGCGTGGGCATGGTCGCCTCGGTATCGCAGCGGCCGTGGCTGCTCGACCTGCACCGCCCGCTGGGCATCGCGATCTTGCTGCTGGCGATCGTGCGCCTGGGCAACCGCCTGCGTCACCGCCCACCGCCGCTGCCGGCGGACCTGCCGTGGTGGCAGAAAACGGCGGCGCTGGCCTCGCACTGGTTGTTGTATACGCTGATGCTGGCGATGCCGTTGCTAGGCTGGTCGATGCTATCGGCCGGCGGCTATCCGATCGTGCTGTGGCCGGGGATGCAGCTGCCGCCGATCGCGCCGCACAGCCCGGCGCTGTATGCCTGGTTGCGCAGTGCGCATGGCTGGCTGGCGTATCTGCTGTTCGCCACGGTGCTGGGGCATCTGTGCGCGGCGCTGTTCCATGCCTGGGTGCGCCGCGATGGAGTGTTTTCGAGCATGGCGCGGGGTGGTGTGGCACCGGTGGTGGTGGTGGACCAGGCAGCGTCGCGAGAACAGGGCTGA
- a CDS encoding ThuA domain-containing protein → MRAMLLAGALLLAWSLPAAVAMAAEGQFKVLVAAIPNKYHHDYIPVAKPQFEALARQHYFELVWAWNAEAFDGDLSQYAAVVLLNTPATDLNPAQRANFQKYVRGGGGVVAVHKAFAIARGQWDWYDRLIGRSFRTHPYLQTAMVDVVDRNFPATAGLPQRWLWSDEWYEYDPPYSDDLVTLLTVDETSYDPTLIWPGQVAKGMGKPHPVAWYHRFEGARVFVTALGHQAEAYNDPRYLEHLYGGIYWAATGHGIAGEAAPPAPRPH, encoded by the coding sequence ATGCGCGCAATGCTGTTGGCAGGGGCGCTGTTGCTGGCCTGGTCGCTGCCCGCCGCCGTGGCGATGGCGGCCGAGGGCCAGTTCAAGGTGCTGGTCGCGGCGATTCCCAACAAGTACCACCACGACTACATCCCGGTGGCCAAGCCGCAGTTCGAGGCGCTGGCGCGGCAGCACTACTTCGAGCTGGTGTGGGCCTGGAACGCCGAGGCCTTCGATGGCGACCTGTCGCAGTACGCGGCCGTCGTGCTGCTCAATACGCCGGCCACCGATCTCAATCCGGCGCAGCGCGCCAATTTCCAGAAATACGTGCGCGGCGGCGGTGGCGTGGTCGCGGTGCACAAGGCGTTCGCGATCGCGCGCGGGCAGTGGGACTGGTACGACCGTTTGATCGGCCGCTCGTTCCGCACCCATCCCTACCTGCAGACCGCGATGGTGGATGTGGTCGATCGCAACTTCCCGGCCACTGCCGGCCTGCCGCAGCGCTGGCTGTGGTCGGACGAGTGGTACGAATACGATCCGCCGTACAGCGACGACCTGGTCACGCTGCTGACGGTGGACGAAACCAGCTACGACCCCACCCTGATCTGGCCCGGCCAGGTCGCCAAGGGCATGGGCAAGCCGCATCCGGTGGCCTGGTACCACCGCTTCGAAGGCGCGCGCGTATTCGTCACCGCGCTCGGCCACCAGGCCGAGGCCTACAACGATCCGCGCTACCTCGAACACCTGTACGGCGGCATCTACTGGGCCGCCACCGGCCACGGCATCGCTGGCGAGGCGGCCCCGCCCGCGCCGCGCCCGCACTGA
- the fhuE gene encoding ferric-rhodotorulic acid/ferric-coprogen receptor FhuE, translated as MNRFLPPHRFPRRSALAMACLLASVPAFAADAAADTATDRDVTTLDKVSVKGERAEGYSVRKTTAGTRFELAPREIPQSVSIISHQRIEDQGLDDIIDVLENTTGVSNTRSDSERFEFYARGFYIDNYQFDGIPTTMVQNWSYGDSALDLALYDRVEVVRGATGLMTGAGNPSASVNLIRKHADSAELAGSVQVTAGSWGRTRTTVDVSTPLNASGTVRARVIGSYLDTDSYVDRYSQNKTLGYAVIDADLTPDTQLSVGYDYQKKQSDDVTWGGFPLWYSDGSRTNYSRAFNPAADWTFWDTTTKRAFATLQHDFASGWKIKANATHDQTNVTDKLFYPFYTIYGFDKNTGAGVVPYSGYYVTERKVDGLDGYAEGPFQLFGREHELMAGVSYNRRRYVNDGAFDFPVKTYDPVTGFPSEYVTLPTYLGWSGNYQEPTWSALSEFSRGTVTQKAGYAAARFSLADPLKLIVGARYTDWKVDGAESGVAYSSRQKETTPYAGLVYMIDAVWSTYVSYTDIFQPQTSRTRTGAYLDPVIGKSYEAGVKAAWFEDRLNASLSVFRIEQDNVAQATTEFVPGTTETAYVAAQGTVSRGFEFELNGELAPGWNGTFGASRYVAKDAGGADINAQLPQTTLKLYTSYTPRSLTELTFGGGVNWQNRIYYVDATYGRFEQDAYALVSAFARYRLSDEFTVQANLNNLLDKKYYAQIYGYGAWGEPRSGSLSFTWSF; from the coding sequence ATGAACCGTTTCCTCCCTCCCCACCGTTTCCCGCGCCGCTCGGCCCTGGCCATGGCCTGCCTGCTCGCCAGCGTGCCGGCCTTCGCCGCCGACGCGGCCGCCGACACCGCAACCGATCGCGATGTGACCACCCTCGACAAGGTCAGCGTCAAAGGCGAGCGCGCCGAAGGCTACAGCGTGCGCAAGACCACCGCCGGCACCCGCTTCGAGCTGGCGCCGCGCGAGATCCCGCAGTCGGTGAGCATCATCAGCCACCAGCGCATCGAGGATCAGGGCCTGGACGACATCATCGACGTGCTGGAGAACACCACCGGCGTGTCCAACACCCGCTCGGACAGCGAGCGCTTCGAGTTCTACGCGCGCGGCTTCTACATCGACAACTACCAGTTCGACGGCATCCCGACCACGATGGTGCAGAACTGGAGCTACGGCGACTCGGCGCTGGACCTTGCGCTGTACGACCGCGTGGAAGTGGTGCGCGGCGCCACCGGGCTGATGACCGGCGCGGGCAATCCGTCGGCCTCGGTCAACCTGATCCGCAAGCACGCCGACAGCGCCGAACTGGCCGGCAGCGTGCAGGTCACCGCCGGCAGTTGGGGCCGGACCCGCACGACGGTGGACGTCAGCACTCCGCTCAACGCCAGCGGCACGGTGCGCGCGCGGGTGATCGGCAGCTACCTGGATACCGATTCGTACGTGGACCGCTACAGCCAGAACAAGACCCTGGGCTATGCGGTGATCGATGCCGACCTGACCCCGGACACCCAGCTGAGCGTGGGCTACGACTACCAGAAGAAACAGTCCGACGACGTCACCTGGGGCGGCTTCCCGCTGTGGTATTCCGACGGCAGCCGCACCAACTATTCGCGCGCGTTCAACCCGGCCGCGGACTGGACGTTCTGGGACACCACCACCAAGCGCGCCTTCGCCACGCTGCAGCACGATTTCGCCAGCGGCTGGAAGATCAAGGCCAACGCCACCCACGACCAGACCAACGTCACCGACAAGCTGTTCTATCCGTTCTATACGATCTACGGCTTCGACAAGAACACCGGCGCCGGCGTGGTGCCCTACTCCGGCTACTACGTCACCGAGCGCAAGGTCGATGGCCTGGACGGCTATGCCGAAGGCCCGTTCCAGCTGTTCGGGCGCGAACACGAACTGATGGCCGGGGTCAGCTACAACCGCCGCCGCTACGTCAACGACGGCGCGTTCGATTTCCCGGTCAAGACTTATGACCCAGTAACTGGGTTTCCTTCCGAATACGTGACGCTACCTACCTATCTTGGTTGGAGCGGAAATTACCAAGAGCCGACCTGGTCGGCGCTGAGCGAGTTCAGCCGCGGCACCGTCACCCAGAAGGCCGGCTATGCGGCCGCGCGTTTTTCGCTGGCCGATCCGCTGAAGCTGATCGTCGGCGCGCGCTACACCGACTGGAAGGTAGATGGCGCCGAAAGCGGCGTGGCGTACAGCAGCCGGCAGAAGGAAACCACGCCGTATGCCGGCCTGGTCTACATGATCGACGCCGTGTGGTCGACCTACGTCAGCTACACCGACATCTTCCAGCCGCAGACCTCGCGCACCCGCACCGGCGCGTACCTGGATCCGGTGATCGGCAAGAGCTACGAGGCCGGGGTCAAGGCGGCGTGGTTCGAGGATCGCCTCAACGCGTCGCTGTCGGTGTTCCGCATCGAACAGGACAACGTCGCCCAGGCCACCACCGAGTTCGTGCCGGGTACCACCGAGACCGCGTACGTCGCAGCGCAGGGCACGGTCAGCCGCGGCTTCGAGTTCGAGCTGAACGGCGAACTGGCGCCGGGCTGGAACGGCACCTTCGGCGCCTCGCGCTACGTCGCCAAGGATGCCGGCGGTGCGGACATCAACGCGCAGCTGCCGCAGACCACGCTCAAGCTCTACACCAGCTACACCCCGCGCAGCCTCACCGAGCTGACCTTCGGCGGCGGCGTCAACTGGCAGAACCGCATCTACTACGTCGATGCGACCTACGGCCGCTTCGAGCAGGACGCCTATGCGCTGGTCAGCGCGTTCGCGCGCTACCGCCTGTCCGACGAATTCACGGTGCAGGCCAACCTCAACAACCTGCTGGACAAGAAGTACTACGCGCAGATCTACGGTTACGGCGCCTGGGGCGAACCGCGCAGCGGCTCGCTGAGCTTCACCTGGTCGTTCTGA
- a CDS encoding response regulator transcription factor codes for MIRLVLAEDQAMVRGALSALLGLEADIAVVASAADGEAAWRALQAHTPDLLVTDIEMPGLSGLELAQRVQRQQLPIRVVIVTTFARPGFLRRALDAGVGGYLLKDAPPERLVDAIRQVHRGGRAIDPELALEAWSEADPLNDRERQVLRLAGEGASAGDIAAQLGLSHGTVRNYLSEAIGKLGVGNRIEAARLARQKGWL; via the coding sequence GTGATTCGATTAGTGCTGGCGGAAGACCAGGCGATGGTGCGCGGTGCGCTCAGCGCGCTGCTGGGCCTGGAAGCGGATATCGCCGTGGTCGCCAGCGCCGCCGACGGCGAGGCCGCCTGGCGCGCGCTGCAGGCACATACGCCGGACCTGCTGGTCACCGACATCGAGATGCCCGGCCTCAGCGGCCTGGAACTGGCGCAGCGGGTGCAGCGCCAGCAGTTGCCGATCCGCGTGGTCATCGTCACCACCTTCGCCCGTCCCGGCTTCCTGCGCCGCGCGCTGGACGCTGGCGTCGGCGGCTATCTGTTGAAGGACGCGCCGCCCGAGCGCCTGGTCGATGCGATCCGCCAGGTGCACCGCGGCGGCCGCGCGATCGATCCGGAACTGGCGCTGGAAGCCTGGTCCGAAGCCGACCCGCTCAACGACCGCGAACGCCAGGTGCTGCGCCTGGCCGGCGAGGGCGCCTCGGCCGGCGATATCGCCGCGCAGCTCGGGCTCTCGCACGGCACCGTGCGCAATTATCTGTCCGAAGCGATCGGCAAGCTCGGCGTCGGCAACCGCATCGAGGCGGCGCGATTGGCGCGACAGAAAGGCTGGCTGTAG
- a CDS encoding sensor histidine kinase yields MIALDASPESLIARRLGWSNARRSTQWFVWLSLVWSIWLFVTPLYEPQYFTSWFWPTMASYAVFLALYYCAYYRDRRYLRWCVAGMAALGFVLLPYNPGAQCYIIYACAFLAFCFPMARALAAMLLLLAAFALAWWLRGWSPLYMTSAVVIGLSVGLMNISFERRARADAQLRLSHEEVRRLAGVAERERIGRDLHDLLGHTLSLVALKSDLAARLLARDPAAARQEMEDVSQVAREALGQVRRAVSGIRAAQLAAEMASAKLLLESSGVTFRYQVDALPQCAQLETVFAMVLREAATNIQRHAEARNAQLRLWCERDQAWLEIRDDGRGSAMQPGTGLASMRERLEAVGGALRIESERGQGTRLLASAPLPRTPSATPPAAETAPEPRGCQDPALR; encoded by the coding sequence GTGATCGCCTTGGACGCCTCGCCCGAATCGCTGATCGCCCGGCGCCTGGGCTGGAGCAATGCCCGGCGCAGCACGCAGTGGTTCGTGTGGCTGTCGCTGGTCTGGTCGATCTGGCTGTTCGTGACGCCGCTGTACGAGCCACAGTACTTCACCAGCTGGTTCTGGCCGACCATGGCCAGCTACGCCGTGTTCCTGGCGCTGTACTACTGCGCCTACTACCGCGATCGCCGCTACCTGCGCTGGTGCGTGGCCGGCATGGCGGCACTGGGCTTCGTGCTGCTGCCGTACAACCCGGGCGCGCAGTGCTACATCATCTATGCCTGCGCGTTCCTGGCGTTCTGCTTTCCGATGGCGCGCGCGCTGGCGGCGATGCTGCTGTTGCTGGCCGCCTTCGCGCTGGCCTGGTGGCTGCGCGGCTGGTCGCCGCTGTACATGACCAGCGCGGTGGTGATCGGCCTGTCGGTGGGGCTGATGAACATCAGCTTCGAACGCCGCGCGCGCGCCGATGCGCAGCTGCGCCTGAGCCATGAGGAAGTGCGACGCCTGGCCGGGGTCGCCGAGCGCGAGCGCATCGGCCGCGATCTGCACGATCTGCTCGGCCACACGCTGTCGCTGGTGGCGCTGAAGTCGGACCTTGCCGCGCGCCTGCTGGCGCGCGATCCGGCCGCGGCACGGCAGGAGATGGAAGACGTCAGCCAGGTCGCGCGCGAGGCGCTGGGCCAGGTGCGGCGCGCGGTCAGCGGCATCCGCGCCGCGCAGCTGGCGGCGGAGATGGCCTCGGCCAAACTGCTGCTGGAATCCTCCGGGGTCACCTTCCGCTATCAGGTCGATGCGCTGCCGCAGTGCGCACAGCTGGAGACCGTGTTCGCCATGGTGCTGCGCGAGGCCGCCACCAACATCCAGCGCCATGCCGAAGCCCGCAATGCGCAGCTGCGGCTGTGGTGCGAGCGCGACCAGGCCTGGCTGGAGATCCGCGACGATGGCCGCGGCAGCGCGATGCAGCCGGGCACCGGCCTGGCCAGCATGCGCGAACGGTTGGAGGCGGTGGGCGGGGCGTTGCGGATCGAGTCCGAACGCGGCCAGGGCACCCGCCTGCTGGCGTCGGCGCCGTTGCCGCGCACGCCGTCTGCGACACCGCCCGCAGCGGAGACCGCGCCGGAACCGCGCGGCTGCCAGGATCCCGCGTTGCGCTGA
- a CDS encoding ABC transporter permease gives MNTLDPRRTDSAAELARDVPLPLYDSSELPLRDHAALLLRDHAALLLREIRYELMRWLRTPSFALPTLLFPPMFYLLFGIVLNRGNPAAAVYLMASYGVFGVMAPALFGFGVGLALDRERGLLTLKRAMPVPPAAMLLARTVLAMLFALAIGVLLQLLGSVLGGVHLALPQRGLLLLVDVLGTLPFCAIGLYIGARVGGSGAPAVVNLIYLPMAFLSGLWIPLQMLPSLLTTLAPLWPSYHLGQLALRVVGQDNGSSVAGHIAALLAVTVAFFALAHRRLRRG, from the coding sequence ATGAATACTCTGGACCCGCGTCGCACCGATTCCGCCGCCGAACTCGCCCGCGACGTCCCCCTGCCGTTGTACGACTCCTCCGAATTGCCACTACGCGACCATGCCGCGCTGCTCCTGCGCGACCATGCCGCGCTGCTCTTGCGCGAAATCCGCTACGAACTCATGCGCTGGCTGCGCACCCCATCCTTCGCGTTGCCGACCCTGCTGTTCCCGCCGATGTTCTACCTGCTGTTCGGCATCGTGCTCAACCGCGGCAACCCTGCCGCCGCGGTGTACCTGATGGCCAGCTACGGCGTGTTCGGGGTGATGGCGCCGGCGCTGTTCGGCTTCGGTGTGGGCCTGGCGCTGGACCGCGAACGCGGCCTGCTCACGCTCAAGCGTGCGATGCCGGTGCCGCCAGCGGCGATGCTGCTGGCGCGCACGGTGCTGGCGATGTTGTTCGCGCTGGCGATCGGGGTGTTGTTGCAACTGCTCGGCAGCGTGCTGGGCGGGGTACACCTGGCGTTGCCGCAGCGCGGCTTGCTGCTGCTGGTCGATGTACTGGGCACGCTGCCGTTCTGTGCGATCGGCCTGTACATCGGCGCCCGCGTCGGCGGCAGCGGCGCGCCGGCGGTGGTCAACCTGATCTACCTGCCGATGGCGTTCCTGTCCGGCCTGTGGATCCCGCTGCAGATGCTGCCATCGCTGCTGACCACGCTGGCGCCGCTGTGGCCGTCCTACCACCTGGGCCAACTCGCGTTGCGCGTGGTCGGCCAGGACAACGGCAGTAGCGTCGCCGGCCACATCGCCGCACTGCTGGCGGTGACCGTGGCGTTCTTTGCGCTGGCGCATCGGCGCCTGCGCCGCGGCTGA
- a CDS encoding ABC transporter ATP-binding protein — protein sequence MPMHAPDTLPLAQLRGVHKRYGAVVALDGVDLQLQRGQLLALLGANGAGKSTAVALLLGLQVADAGSAQLCGQDPRALGARRQAGVMLQSAGLPDTLRVGELLDQTRGYYRRPRSVADCVALAGLDGLMARRYGGLSGGQQRRVQFAMAICGRPQVLFLDEPSTGLDIEARQGMWRAIQELVADGCAVLLTTHYLEEAEALADRVAVLQRGTLIAEGSVEELRARFEQRTIRCRSVLDAAQVASWPQVRRVDGRDGVLEIVAEPAEPVVAQLLAADPGLDELEVRRAGLADAFLAITRAEAA from the coding sequence ATGCCGATGCACGCACCCGACACTCTCCCGCTGGCGCAGCTGCGCGGCGTGCACAAACGCTACGGCGCGGTGGTCGCGCTGGATGGCGTGGATCTGCAACTTCAGCGCGGCCAGTTGCTGGCGCTGCTCGGCGCCAACGGCGCGGGCAAGAGCACGGCGGTGGCGCTGTTGCTCGGGCTGCAGGTGGCCGACGCCGGCAGTGCGCAGCTGTGCGGGCAGGATCCGCGCGCGCTCGGCGCGCGGCGCCAGGCCGGGGTGATGCTGCAGTCCGCCGGGTTGCCGGACACGCTGCGGGTGGGCGAACTGCTGGACCAGACGCGCGGCTATTACCGGCGCCCGCGCAGCGTCGCCGATTGCGTGGCATTGGCCGGGTTGGACGGGTTGATGGCACGCCGCTACGGCGGCTTGTCCGGCGGCCAGCAGCGGCGCGTGCAGTTCGCGATGGCGATCTGCGGGCGGCCGCAGGTGCTGTTCCTGGACGAACCCAGCACCGGTCTGGACATCGAGGCGCGGCAGGGCATGTGGCGGGCGATCCAGGAGCTGGTCGCGGACGGCTGCGCGGTGCTGCTGACCACGCATTACCTGGAAGAGGCCGAGGCGCTGGCCGACCGGGTCGCGGTGCTGCAACGCGGCACGTTGATCGCCGAGGGCAGCGTGGAAGAGCTGCGCGCGCGCTTCGAGCAGCGCACGATCCGCTGCCGCAGCGTGCTGGACGCGGCGCAGGTGGCGAGCTGGCCGCAGGTGCGGCGCGTGGACGGCCGCGACGGCGTGCTGGAGATCGTCGCCGAACCGGCCGAGCCGGTGGTGGCGCAATTGCTCGCCGCCGATCCGGGGCTGGACGAGCTGGAAGTCAGGCGCGCCGGCCTAGCCGACGCGTTCCTCGCCATCACCCGTGCGGAGGCCGCATGA
- a CDS encoding efflux RND transporter periplasmic adaptor subunit: MSTSAELLKELRIDRKAPPSEPPSRRGLWIAVVLVLLLALGVGGWLLFGRGKAIEVTTAPVVAIAAGSSSASVLDASGYVVARRMATVSAKITGKVREVLIEEGMRVEQGQVMATLDPIDAGAQRQLSASQLDAARSQVTNMQAQLRQAEADAQRLQTLSTQQLVSRSQYEQALSQRDALRAQLQSAQRNVVVAGNQLSISDLNVDNTIVRAPFAGVVTAKAAQPGEIVSPLSAGGGFTRTGIGTVVDMDSLEIEVEVGEAFIGRVKPGMPVEAVLNAYPEWKIPAEVIAIIPSADRGKATVKVRVALKQKDPRIVPEMGVRVSFLEAPQAQAQDKPQGVRAPGAAIVKRGGQEVAFALKEDNTVEQRALKTGIALGDDRQVLSGLTAGDTVVLDPPETLRDGVNVKMAEATEQ, from the coding sequence ATGAGTACCTCCGCCGAACTGCTCAAAGAACTCCGTATCGACCGCAAGGCACCGCCGAGCGAACCGCCGTCGCGGCGCGGGCTGTGGATCGCCGTGGTCCTGGTGCTGCTGCTCGCGCTCGGCGTCGGCGGCTGGCTGCTGTTCGGGCGCGGCAAGGCCATCGAAGTGACCACCGCGCCGGTGGTGGCGATCGCCGCCGGCAGCAGCAGCGCCTCGGTGCTGGACGCCAGCGGCTACGTGGTGGCGCGGCGCATGGCCACGGTGTCGGCGAAGATCACCGGCAAGGTGCGCGAAGTGCTGATCGAGGAAGGCATGCGCGTGGAGCAGGGCCAGGTGATGGCGACGCTGGACCCGATCGACGCCGGCGCGCAGCGGCAACTGTCGGCCTCGCAGCTGGACGCGGCACGCAGCCAGGTGACCAACATGCAGGCGCAGCTGCGCCAGGCCGAGGCCGATGCGCAGCGGCTGCAGACGCTGTCCACGCAGCAGCTGGTGTCGCGCTCGCAATACGAGCAGGCGCTGTCGCAGCGCGACGCCCTGCGCGCGCAGCTGCAGAGCGCGCAGCGCAACGTGGTGGTGGCCGGCAACCAGCTGTCGATCTCCGACCTCAACGTGGACAACACCATCGTGCGCGCGCCCTTCGCTGGCGTGGTCACCGCCAAGGCGGCGCAGCCGGGCGAGATCGTGTCGCCGCTGTCGGCCGGCGGCGGCTTTACCCGCACCGGCATCGGCACGGTGGTGGACATGGATTCGCTGGAGATCGAGGTGGAAGTGGGCGAGGCCTTCATCGGCCGGGTCAAGCCGGGCATGCCGGTGGAAGCTGTGCTCAACGCCTACCCGGAGTGGAAGATCCCGGCCGAAGTGATCGCGATCATTCCCTCGGCCGACCGCGGCAAGGCCACGGTGAAGGTGCGCGTGGCGCTGAAGCAGAAGGACCCGCGGATCGTGCCGGAAATGGGCGTGCGCGTGAGCTTCCTGGAAGCGCCGCAGGCGCAGGCGCAAGACAAGCCGCAGGGCGTGCGCGCGCCGGGCGCGGCGATCGTCAAGCGCGGCGGGCAGGAGGTGGCGTTCGCGCTGAAGGAGGACAACACGGTCGAGCAGCGCGCGCTGAAGACCGGCATCGCGCTGGGCGACGACCGCCAGGTGCTGTCGGGCCTGACGGCGGGCGACACGGTGGTGCTGGATCCGCCGGAGACGTTGCGCGACGGTGTCAATGTAAAGATGGCGGAGGCGACCGAGCAATAA
- a CDS encoding ABC transporter ATP-binding protein, with protein MSTLVKLRNVTKTYQRGPEKVQVLHGIDLDIARGDFVALMGPSGSGKTTLLNLIGGLDTPSGGEIEIEGERIDRMSGGQLSTWRSQHVGFVFQFYNLMPMLTAQKNVELPLLLTNLNAAQRKRNAEIALTLVNLADRRSHRPNELSGGQQQRVAIARAIVSDPTFLICDEPTGDLDRTAAEEILHLLQQLNREHGKTIIMVTHDPKAAEYASHTVHLDKGELADAPLVAH; from the coding sequence ATGTCCACCCTCGTCAAACTGCGCAACGTCACCAAGACCTACCAGCGCGGACCCGAGAAAGTACAAGTCCTGCACGGCATCGACCTGGACATCGCACGCGGCGACTTCGTCGCGTTGATGGGTCCCTCCGGCTCCGGCAAGACCACCCTGCTGAACCTGATCGGCGGCCTGGATACCCCCAGCGGCGGCGAGATCGAGATCGAAGGCGAACGCATCGACCGCATGAGCGGCGGCCAACTGTCCACCTGGCGCAGCCAGCACGTCGGCTTCGTGTTCCAGTTCTACAACCTCATGCCCATGCTCACCGCGCAGAAGAACGTGGAACTGCCGCTGCTGCTGACCAACCTCAACGCCGCCCAGCGCAAGCGCAACGCCGAGATCGCCCTGACCCTGGTCAACCTCGCCGACCGCCGTAGCCACCGCCCCAACGAATTGTCCGGCGGCCAGCAGCAGCGCGTGGCGATCGCCCGCGCCATCGTCTCCGACCCAACCTTCCTGATCTGCGACGAACCCACCGGCGACCTGGACCGCACCGCCGCCGAGGAAATCCTGCACCTGCTGCAGCAACTCAACCGCGAACACGGCAAGACCATCATCATGGTCACCCACGACCCCAAGGCCGCCGAGTACGCCAGCCACACCGTGCACCTGGACAAGGGCGAGCTGGCCGACGCGCCGCTCGTGGCGCATTGA